The Zygotorulaspora mrakii chromosome 3, complete sequence genome includes a region encoding these proteins:
- the PRP6 gene encoding U4/U6-U5 snRNP complex subunit PRP6 (similar to Saccharomyces cerevisiae PRP6 (YBR055C); ancestral locus Anc_3.265), whose amino-acid sequence MIRPSFLHQEAPPGYIPGVGRGATGFSTRGNTTKVPKRLQDSNSTRTFETKDTFTQERFSTNVELEEEQEADEIFASVDAKLAKGKNSNKSSSYHNNETTGPNKVLQQFADLKRSLANVTAEEWLNIPEAGDITKRHKRERTQNQLNRKEYAAPDSLIHSTGNVNLSKLTQERERLLVSQLDSSILNRDKVDSMELAETNQLLNELESSSKPSELLNNGQNEDSKKMRDILVLYRKADPTKPEGWIASARLEEKARRLNAAKDIIDQGCQKCPKNEDIWLENLRINGSNSTLCKAMVAEAIAYNPTSLPLWSKAVDLEAETLNKCRVIRKALRELPRSEDLWTLIVKYESDTSEREKILKKAVEFVPQSFNLWKCLIDLQDEISAKKSMNQLRVLQPKEFKVWILAAQVEERFNAQVTIERLVKLLIKGRNELEKYGITISAFEWITQAEELEKMLISPKVVESLIISSIQGEYNDKGDLILFKFIESMSDSRTKIIALRVLLKKSPTNYDIWKHLKATCEKLKQINELYTTFEDVIFSESKDSIALKENPVLALMYSKEIWKGANNTSRALEILDRTLKLVPRTLDIWLAKIKILCFSSSFEEAEKTFLNALHYFESTEPFPGLQRLYHKYVNFLRFQNRNSDGISFIKETCQKKFPDCPIFQIQMGQILHDMADIEKCRETFSTGTKYFPSCAILWMQLALVDEIDMGKPTKARSDLDLAVLKNPQEESLYLAKIRLETKLNNLDQARLIVSQSLQKFPRSPKLWSENIRLLPSKKSPLRKTVFQDALKNTANSCEVLVEIGVSFYYESQFSTALKWFQRATAKNKLYGDAWVWLTRCHKKLSKDIHECHEKVNEYEPVYGDEWISVSKGVKNQYSSPSTILSILS is encoded by the coding sequence ATGATCAGACCTTCTTTTTTACATCAAGAAGCTCCACCGGGATACATTCCTGGTGTAGGACGTGGGGCAACAGGCTTTTCCACCAGAGGCAATACAACTAAAGTCCCCAAAAGACTCCAAGACAGCAATTCAACTCGTACATTTGAAACTAAGGATACATTTACCCAAGAACGGTTCTCTACTAATGTCGAGCTagaagaagagcaagaggCCGACGAAATCTTTGCTTCAGTGGATGCAAAATTAGCCAAGGGAAAGAATTCCAATAAGAGTTCGTCATATCATAATAATGAAACTACAGGACCTAATAAAGTACTGCAACAATTTgctgatttgaaaagatccCTTGCAAATGTTACAGCGGAAGAATGGCTCAATATACCAGAAGCTGGAGATATAACAAAGAGACACAAGAGGGAAAGAactcaaaatcaattgaatagGAAAGAGTATGCGGCACCCGATTCTCTTATTCATTCAACAGGAAACGTGAATTTGTCAAAATTGACTCAAGAGAGAGAAAGGCTCCTGGTTAGTCAATTAGATTCCAGTATATTAAATCGTGATAAAGTAGATTCCATGGAGTTGGCTGAAACAAATCAGTTATTAAATGAACTTGAATCTTCCTCTAAACCAAGTGAATTATTGAATAATGgtcaaaatgaagattcgaaaaagatgagAGATATTCTGGTATTGTATAGAAAAGCAGATCCTACCAAGCCAGAAGGTTGGATTGCTTCCGCACGATTAGAAGAAAAGGCGCGTAGACTGAACGCAGCAAAAGATATTATCGATCAAGGTTGTCAAAAATGCCCCAAAAATGAGGATATATGGTTGGAAAACTTAAGAATAAACGGCTCCAATTCAACTTTGTGTAAGGCTATGGTTGCCGAAGCAATCGCATATAATCCTACTTCTCTACCATTATGGTCGAAAGCTGTTGATCTAGAAGCCGAAACTCTTAATAAATGCAGAGTCATCCGGAAAGCATTACGAGAACTGCCGCGTAGTGAAGATTTATGGACGTTGATTGTGAAATACGAATCAGACACATCGGAGCGcgaaaagattttgaagaaagctGTAGAATTCGTTCCTCAAAGCTTTAATTTGTGGAAATGCTTAATAGATCTGCAAGATGAGATATCTGctaaaaaatcaatgaacCAACTAAGAGTATTGCAACCGAAAGAGTTTAAGGTTTGGATTTTAGCAGCACAAGTTGAAGAACGTTTCAATGCTCAAGTAACAATTGAAAGACTAGTTAAACTATTGATTAAAGGTAGAAATGAACTTGAAAAGTATGGTATCACCATTTCAGCGTTCGAATGGATTACACAAGCTGAAGAATTAGAGAAAATGCTAATATCACCAAAAGTTGTAGAGAGTCTTATAATATCGTCAATACAAGGTGAATATAACGATAAAGGCGATTTGATTCTCTTTAAATTTATAGAATCCATGAGTGATAGTCGTACAAAGATCATTGCCCTTAGAGTACTCTTGAAGAAGAGCCCCACCAACTATGATATTTGGAAGCATCTTAAAGCAACATGTGAAAAGCTCAAACAGATAAATGAACTGTACACAACCTTTGAAGATGTCATATTTTCTGAAAGCAAAGATTCCATTGCACTCAAAGAAAACCCTGTATTGGCTTTGAtgtattcaaaagaaatatggAAAGGCGCTAATAATACAAGTAGAGCTTTGGAAATTCTTGATAGAACTTTGAAATTAGTTCCAAGAACGCTGGATATATGGTTGgccaaaataaaaatactTTGCTTTTCCTCAAGCTTTGAGGAAGCAGAGAagacatttttgaatgctCTGCATTACTTTGAATCGACCGAACCTTTCCCTGGGCTTCAAAGACTTTATCACAAGTATGTTAATTTCTTACGGTTTCAGAATCGTAATTCCGATGGTATTTCGTTCATAAAAGAGACGTGCCAAAAGAAATTCCCAGATTGCCCCATCTTCCAGATTCAAATGGGCCAGATACTTCATGATATGGCAGATATCGAAAAATGTCGGGAGACCTTTAGTACAGGcacaaaatattttccCTCGTGTGCAATCTTATGGATGCAACTAGCTCTGGTTGATGAGATTGACATGGGGAAACCCACAAAGGCCAGATCTGACTTGGACCTAGCcgttttgaaaaatccacAAGAGGAGTCCCTGTACCTGGCAAAAATTAGACTGGAAACCAAGCTCAATAATCTGGACCAGGCAAGATTGATCGTTTCTCAATCCCTACAAAAATTCCCACGAAGTCCAAAATTATGGTCTGAGAATATTCGTTTACTTCCATCCAAAAAATCCCCTCTTCGTAAAACTGTATTCCAAGATGCCCTCAAGAATACAGCCAACAGTTGTGAGGTGCTAGTAGAGATCGGAGTATCCTTTTACTATGAATCACAATTCTCCACTGCCCTCAAATGGTTTCAGCGAGCTACTGCCAAGAATAAACTTTATGGCGATGCATGGGTATGGCTGACGCGATGCCATAAGAAACTTTCTAAAGATATTCACGAATGCCATGAGAAGGTGAACGAGTATGAGCCTGTTTACGGCGACGAGTGGATTTCGGTCTCGAAGGGCGTTAAGAATCAATACAGCTCTCCGTCTACAATTCTGAGTATTTTAAGTTAA